A single genomic interval of Amblyomma americanum isolate KBUSLIRL-KWMA chromosome 11, ASM5285725v1, whole genome shotgun sequence harbors:
- the LOC144109819 gene encoding membrane metallo-endopeptidase-like 1: MSSIGARSRSTRGGRKSSKATDRPPDQDHTTTRSRHVASPSTTLQGPPTSDVPSPLPNEENDTDVLPQTVSNMAASPVALSEPEAVVGVPQVPDENAAAFQDPSKLNARSPTGQGVHRAPKTLPKRRSGEEVETLKGLQEMVRGGFHQGNAPCAVSYCCENLSLVGALGLKRDKSLEACEDFGQFVCSGWLHDDTRPSVSAPLFRLAYWLLGRAQLREDPRRPLTKRVRLMMDACLRLGGSTADTDDSKSLIEFMTKELFPWLLDRTDARLGDSDDYSMPLRALVNLSVLWATPLWFYVDVIEPWHGTGHRRSASMSPSGIPYITEIINREVNKHNDFYNTVVDWVLSGIFGERAALPAFVEFTKASQDIHRSMIGNLSLFFNATHQRPRFLLIRELPLLVPKLRARDWVAALQSAFHAKPPLNEEDTLIATNGNLLDAMRVLFSSYSAREVTFHTAWWFIQLLAPITSSSVRGLFMKHPLSEFFYPMACGINAANVYIVLFSGADDSVMPQDERLHISALLSTLHQTALTEVASWSILDRKVVHAVATRLQNASTVIWPPEEYTTSRSLEMLYGRDYEMEQSFFGHWRMSREQLQKALGSEVYQASLRLFRLQSAHLAAYNPATNVISVAVAALAPPYYAIEGTDAMAYGGLGFMYAMQLARTINALTVLLSDDMTQTPWNPASSAFDPGEGSTHNIGSPGRALWELGGCSANVTSGSNGTALFPLLPALKIAHAAYLHSRSEDRDLRLRGLEEYSAEQVFFLTACHLTCWERNDHLRVSPECTEAMRNFEPFAKAFSCPAGSPMNPKQKCVFL; encoded by the exons ATGTCTTCGATCGGCGCCCGAAGCCGTTCTACTCGCGGTGGCCGCAAGTCGTCGAAAGCCACGGACCGCCCACCCGACCAGGACCACACCACGACGCGGTCCAGGCATGTCGCGTCACCATCAACCACGCTTCAAGG GCCACCCACCAGTGACGTACCTTCCCCGTTGCCGAACGAGGAGAACGACACCGACGTCCTGCCTCAGACCGTTTCCAACATGGCCGCCTCCCCTGTGGCACTGTCGGAGCCAGAGGCCGTGGTCGGCGTGCCGCAGGTGCCGGACGAGAACGCCGCTGCTTTCCAGGATCCCTCGAAGCTCAACGCACGGTCGCCAACCGGTCAAGGCGttcaca GAGCGCCCAAGACGCTGCCCAAGCGGAGGTCTGGGGAAGAGGTGGAAACTCTCAAGGGACTCCAGGAAATGGTACGCGGCGGCTTCCATCAGGGAAATGCTCCCTGTGCAGTGTCATATTGCTGTGAGAATCTCAGCCTGGTCGGG GCGCTGGGCCTGAAAAGAGACAAGAGCCTGGAAGCCTGCGAAGATTTCGGCCAGTTTGTGTGCTCCGGATGGCTGCACGACGACACCCGACCGAGTGTGTCCGCGCCACTTTTTCGCTTGGCGTACTGGCTGTTGGGACGAGCACAGCTTCGCGAGGACCCCCGTCGGCCGCTAACAAAAAGAGTGAGGCTGATGATGGACGCCTGCCTTCGCCTGGGAGGTTCCACGGCGGACACCGATGACTCGAAAAGTCTCATCGAATTcatgaccaaagagctgttccCCTGGCTTCTAGACCGCACCGATGCTCGGCTTGGAGACTCCGACGATTATTCAATGCCCTTGCGGGCTCTGGTGAACCTGTCCGTCCTGTGGGCCACGCCGTTGTGGTTCTATGTGGACGTCATAGAGCCATGGCACGGCACCGGTCACCGGCGGTCGGCATCCATGAGCCCATCGGGTATACCATACATTACGGAAATAATTAATCGCGAGGTTAATAAGCACAATGACTTCTATAACACAGTCGTCGACTGGGTCTTATCCGGAATCTTTGGAGAAAGAGCCGCCTTACCGGCATTTGTTGAATTCACAAAGGCTAGCCAGGACATACACCGCTCTATGATTGGAAACCTGTCACTCTTTTTCAACGCCACGCATCAGAGGCCTCGTTTTCTGCTGATTCGTGAGTTACCACTTCTGGTGCCAAAACTCCGAGCTCGTGACTGGGTCGCCGCCCTGCAATCCGCCTTCCACGCGAAACCACCGCTCAATGAAGAGGACACACTCATCGCCACCAACGGCAACCTGCTGGATGCCATGCGTGTCCTCTTCTCTTCTTACTCGGCCCGGGAGGTGACCTTCCATACGGCGTGGTGGTTCATCCAGCTCCTCGCCCCTATCACTAGTAGCTCGGTGCGAGGCCTGTTCATGAAACACCCACTCTCCGAGTTTTTCTACCCGATGGCTTGCGGTATAAACGCTGCCAACGTGTACATAGTTCTATTTTCAGGCGCCGACGACAGCGTGATGCCCCAAGATGAGAGGCTCCATATTTCGGCCCTCTTGAGCACTTTGCACCAGACGGCGCTAACAGAGGTCGCCTCCTGGTCAATTCTGGACCGAAAAGTGGTCCATGCTGTCGCCACCCGGCTCCAGAACGCCAGCACGGTGATATGGCCTCCGGAAGAGTACACGACAAGCAGGAGCCTAGAAATGCTGTACGGGCGCGACTACGAAATGGAGCAGAGCTTCTTCGGTCATTGGCGCATGAGCCGCGAGCAGCTGCAGAAGGCGCTCGGCAGTGAAGTGTACCAGGCGAGCCTGCGGTTGTTTCGCTTGCAGTCGGCCCACCTGGCGGCGTACAACCCCGCGACGAATGTGATTTCCGTCGCCGTGGCAGCGCTCGCCCCGCCGTACTACGCTATTGAAGGAACGGACGCCATGGCCTACGGGGGCCTCGGGTTCATGTACGCCATGCAG CTCGCGCGCACCATCAACGCGCTCACGGTTCTGCTCAGCGACGACATGACCCAGACGCCGTGGAATCCGGCGTCGTCCGCCTTCGACCCTGGCGAAGGGAGCACCCACAACATCGGCTCACCCGGGCGAGCATTGTGGGAGCTGGGCGGGTGCTCGGCCAACGTCACTTCCGGTAGCAACGGGACGGCGCTCTTCCCGCTCCTTCCGGCGCTGAAGATAGCACACGCGGCATATCTCCACTCCCGCAGCGAAGATCGGGACCTGAGGCTTCGAGGCCTGGAGGAGTACAGCGCTGAGCAGGTCTTCTTCCTCACGGCCTGCCACCTGACCTGCTGGGAGAGGAACGACCACCTCCGCGTGTCGCCTGAGTGCACCGAAGCCATGCGAAACTTCGAGCCATTCGCCAAGGCCTTCAGCTGCCCCGCGGGGTCACCCATGAACCCAAAGCAGAAGTGCGTCTTCCTGTGA